TTTAGTAGAGAGGAAGATTGGGATTAACTGTGGCTCACAGTTGGACACCCGTGAGCTTTTGCTGGGAGGTCTTCCTGAATCACATCAAACACTGCCCGGGTCTTGCATAGACAGATGTATATTAGCACATGTCCATCGGTGGGTGGTAGCGATTACACTGCTAATGGCATTTGAAATGTCCAGACACTATCCTGAAGGCAGGTCATACAGGAGGATTAAGAGCCACTGGCGCAGATGTCCGCCAATTCCAAATTTTACAACATTGCCAAGTCAGACTCACAGCCACTCCAAATATTGATGTTTTTCTTGTCTCTAGCCCATGCTACATGCTAACTCTCCATCAAGTTTTAATCACAATCGGGATAGTTGATTTAATGTGATCCTGCtcatagacaaacagacaagcagCTTCAAAAACATAACCTTGTTAACTGACCCCACACTGTGGTCTCTTGTGATATAACGCCACCTGAGTCCACCATGAGTCTAATCAATTACCTGAGTCACTAATTGTATAAATGCCACCCTGTATTTCAGTCGTTTGTTAAttcgttttgtgtgttttgtgtttacaaAGGTGTATGCCAATGGGATTCGTAACATTGATCTACATTTCATAATCCGGAAGCTGGCGGCTCCAGTCATTTCAGTTTTGCTGCTGTCTCTTGCTGTGCCCTATTTGATTGCTGTTGGGATTACTCCCCTCATTGGTACGTTTGGTAACTTTTAAATCACAGTCAAAAATTCTCTTCAGCTGTAACAATATGGCTATGTGTAACACAATATTGAAGATGAGTGCTTCAGTTGTATCAAAATGTGTGCTCAAGCACCAAAAACCCTACCCTCTTTATTTTGTGCAGCCATTGTGTACATAGGCTGACATTTTCAGGATAAAGGTGGAAGCTAAAATCATGTTCATATCATCTTGAAGCCGCCCGCCATTTTAAGAAGCTTACAAGACTCGCATACATTGGATTTCTTATGTTTGGTACAAAAAGAGCTTGTCTTCAGGCGCTTGTTGACCGTGATGTCAACAAACAGAAGACTGTTTTTCCAACTTCAAGACAAAAACAAGTTTATCATTACGCTAGTGCACAGAGCTCATTAGCTGTGTGACATCTGAGTGAGAGAGTTGTTGAGTCACAGCTAAGGGGCTGCAGGCAAAAAGTTAGACCAAAATCTACACCCTGTTAGAAAGGTGCGCTGAAGTTGTAGGGAGAACTAATAATATAACACACCCAAAAACCTGTCCTTGGACAAATGTTATATAACGAATAAGCGAATAATCTGGAGTGTCTATGAGTATGTAAGCTGTATGAGGTCTGAGTGGAGGGTTTATTGCTGTGCAGGAGTGACCCCTGAGATGCGTATCCTGGTCCAGAGGAGGATCTACCCCTTCCTCCTCATGGTGGTCACGTTGCTGGGGATCCTCACCTTCCAAATCCGCCAGTTCAAGCGGCTTTACGAACACATCAAAAATGACAAGTGAGTCGAGCAATTTGTGTCAGTTCATGTGAACATAATGTGCAATACGTCATGCTCTCTGTATTCTTTAAcgttcatttttgtttttgtttgtttgtgtgtttgtttcattgcAGGTATCTTGTGGGGCAGCGTCTGGTGAATTATGAGAGAAAGGCAAGAGTTAGTGCTGCTCCCCCACCACCAGTCTACCCACCCCAAGACTAGCATGCATAAGATGTCAATCATGAAATTGTACAGCTAATTTGCCATTTGGTTGTGTCGTGACagttgtatgtgggtgtgtgaacgtgtgtgtgcgcattgtgtgtgtgtgtgttgttattgccTTGCAACGTACTGAGGACTGTACATATGTAAATACCTCACACACATGGATTAATAGAACAACCATTGTACATTTCTAAAAATGTATATTAATTTATTAAAGCAAATTGTCACTATTTTGTGTTAAAGGGCTAATATACTGTTTGCCACCATCATACACATATATTTTACTTGAAAGTTTCATGATACAAAAGACAGTGAGTCAGGTGAAAGTGAATACAATTGTTCATTTAATTTCTAAAAAAATCaagtaggagagagaaaaaacccGGGTGCGTCTTcaggataagctagtttgtgattggacccaaaggttgtggacaggaagcaggggagatagatgtgcaggtttccagcctgagctaccgggtgcgaaatccaaattcaccggcaggtcaggcagggttcacccagcctacactACATTCTTTTAGGAGTTCAAATAGTCTGTTAAGTAACACCAATCAAAACTAATTCAGTTTGTATAATTAAATTCAGTTCAAACACAGCTTCATTCCAGCTGATGTTTGCTAAGAGCCTCCATAGTCAGAACTGGAGTGATGGCACTGCCTACCAAAGCAATGTCTTGTTAAAATGAAGAACTCTGCGCATCAATCCCAATAATGTCTTGTCTGTACCATGGCATGTCCTGATACAGTTAATGTATATTTGGTTAAGCTCTGAACAGTCACTGTTAATACTTGACTGAGGGTGGCACAATATCTGCATCCTTTGGAATGAGTGGAGAAGAAAGCTCAATGCCAAATTTGTCTTTTAATAAGTGTGGTATCTCATCATCAGTTAGATCTTGTGTGGTCTTTACCACTGGGCATCCCTCTTCTGTGGGGTAAGTGGTGACCATTAGTTTGTGACCCATGTATGTGATCCTGCCATGGggcaagaggagagagcagagagacttGCAGTAGAAGAGAGAGCTGGGGGAGGTCTGGTGATATTCACACATATTTCTGAAATCCTCGAATTGTCGAGGCTGGAGGGTGAACTTGTAGAGCGGTGTCCAACTTCTTCCACCTCCCGGAGTTGCTTCTTTTACTTCACCTTGTGCTTCTGCACTGCTCTCCAGAAAGATCATATCTCCTTCATGTCTCAACTGAAAGACTCCGTGAACCTGCTTTTGAGGACTGGGTGTTTCAAGAGAGATGGGTAGCTCATAGCAGGCGCCGAAGCCCACATCACACAGCCACCTGTGTCCCTGAAGGGTCACCATTATGACAAAGTGATCAAAAGGGGGGCCGTACAAACATGTAAATCGGTTTCTCACATGGGCTGCGAGGATAGTGACTTGGAACCCCAACTGAGACAAAAGCCAGGAAAACAGTCCGTTGTTTTCGTAGCAAAAGCCTCCTCGACGCAGCAAGACTATTTTTTCATAGAGCCAGGGAAGTTCCAATTTAATTTGTCCACCACTATGAATGGTGAGGCTCTCAAAAGGCACAGCGAGCATATGGCAGCGGTGTATCTCCTGCAAAGTTTCCAAAGTTGGCACGACGGGCCCAGAGTAGCCAATGCGTTTTAAATATGCTTGCACATCCATTTCAGTAAGACACTGTAATGTACTTCCAGGTTAGCGTACAGGCTACTTCTGCTTCAACAGACTAATTTCCAGGCAACTTCGTGTTCACAAGCGCACTGACGTGACTTGAAGTACGAATAAGTTATGATAACGTTATGACATGAGAAAATAAAGAGGGTTTAGGTTATCAACAAACTGATATCGTAGAGCGTTACGTTAGCCTCTGCTAAAATTGCACTATACGGAAATAACACTAGCTTAGTTGAGGCAGAGAAACTTACTCAAACTTCCTTTCACTTTGTTTACTGTAAATACCGGATCGCGTGACCGTTGAGCAACAACAAATGCAATCTACAATGTTGAAATTGTTAATCTACCGTACACTGACATTGACATCAACTTCTGCTACTATCACAACTAACCAACTAACGTGGAGTCGTGGACAAATGAAGCTGTTACTACTACAGGTTCAATGACAAACGCTAGAATGGGTTGCCAGGTTTTGCATTTATGTGTTGCATTTAGATTTTTTTGCATGACGTTACTTACACTTGAGACAAAGATCCTTCAATGAGTTATCTGTTGTAATCCATTTATGAATCTTGAACTCGTTTTAGTGCTGAATTTAAATATTTGGCAACCTTACACGTGACTAGACATATGTCTGGTTGCTACGTGACGTAAGGTCAAACAATGGTTGCTAGGAAATTGATAAGTCGGCTAGTAGGTTGATTTTTGATTCTTAAATTCTATTTCCATTTGTTTCACGATTTTAAATATATTTGCTGCCATTTTCTTGCTCTAAGATCTTCAGTCCTTTCCTATTCACGGTAAGTCTACATGGAACGTTTAATAGTAAGCTTAAAACACGTGTCTGCTTGCAATGGAAGGCAATTAccttgaatggcagtgtgtctgGCAGACTGGCAAGCTAGCCACATTCTTGCTAAAGAGCTTTGCTACTGCTATTTCTCCAAATTGAGACAGCACAGGATATTGAGGAAAGTATGTTAGACAGTTAACAAAGGTTCATTTTTGACATACTGATATATTGGGGAAACAACTACTTTTTGGTAGTGAATTCAAAATGTAAAGAGCTTCAGACACTGTGTTAATGCATCCTCTACAAAAGTAACACTCACCCTTGACTATTATGTTGtattgtttcattttgtttgttgtttcagGACCATTGCACTGTAAAATAACTGTGCCACAATGCCGCCTCCTGATACCATGTACTGTGCTCAACAAATTAACATTCCTCCAGAATTGCCTGATATTTTAAAACAGTTTACTAAAGCAGCTATAAGAACACAGCCAGATGATGTGCTTAAATGGTCTGCTGCGTAAGTACCATTAGGGCATATACAACTGACAACCGTTTCACTATAACACAAATATTCATAGCctttgcattttgtaaatgaacTTCAGTCAATAAGACAACAAATTGCATCACTGATGGAGATTCTCCTTGCTATAGTTACTTTTCAGCATTATCAAAAGGTGAAATTCTTCCAGTCAAAGAGAGGTTAGAAGTAGGCCAACCATCTTCAGCAACAACACAAACCTCCGGACTCTCCCCAGCTCTTCTCAAAGTCCTTCACAAACAAGTAAGCGGGACATGtttaaatacataatgcaataCATGGTTCTCTATGTGAAGAGAATATGTGTTAATGTACTCTGTGCGCCATTACAAGCTGTTTAATAAAGATATTTGTGTGATATTTTCTTTTAAAAGCTTTCCCCCCAAAAGTCTGTGAGCAAATCAGAGTTAcaggagaagtggagagggCTCTGCCTGTCCTCAGACCATCTAGATTCACTCCTTTCTCTGGGCAATTTTGGTGATATGGTTGACTGGATGGAGTTCTTTGCTCTTGGATGCAGTACACTGGGTGGGGTAAGTAGGATATTTGGCAAATGTAACTTTAACAACTATTGTTCTCCTTTTAAAAGCATCAGTGATTCTGGACATCATGTCCGTTGCTATTTGAACGATGTCGGCAAAACACTAGAAATCTAACAAACCAATCCCTTCTACAAACTCCCCTTTAGGTTAATGTTATACTTGGGGGTGATTTTTTGGGCCAGggctgtatatatatttttacactTTATCACAGAGTAGAGAGATAGCAGATTGTGGGGAGTCTTTGAATGTGACAAAGAAGGGGTTATGGGTTAGAAATCCCTGAATATCTCTAGTGGCAATTTTGTACCAGTATGCAGTTCCCCTTGTAACATCTAGGTGGCAGCATTGAGCCTTTAATTGCTCAGAATCCCACTGATATTCAACACCAGCTTTTTATGTTCTTGGCTGTAGACTCATGCATGTTTCACCGTTGAATTCTTTTAATTTTATGTAACCTAAATGTATCATGGAATACATCATATCCATGAATCAATAAATATGTAGCATAACTGCTGTGCATTGTCATGCTACAGATGCTATGCCATTTGGATGTATAGCCGTACTTCTATCCAAAAATGGTgtagacatgtttttttttctgctcctATAGACCATCATAAGTGCTCtgaagtgtgcgtgtgagatCCTCACTGACGACCCAGAGGGCAGTGCAGCTCATATTCCCTATGAGACGTTTGTGAGTCTGTACACATATTTGGCCCGCCTGGATGGAGATCTCTCAGAGGACCAGATCAACAGCTTCATACAGAATCTACAGGAAGTTGcgtaagtaaacacacacacacacacacacacacacacacacacacacacacacacacacagagggttacTTATGTCCTCTaaactcatttacatgcttgcccacacacacacacacacacacacacacacacacacacacacacacacacacacacacacacacacacacacacacactcacacacacactcacacacacatacatacatacaatttTAATAACAACATTCCTTCTAAGTAACAGCCATTCCTGCTGTCATAGGTGCTGTCTTGGGAAGGTTCAGTAGAGTTACTGTGATTCTGTATCAGTTGGAACTAGAACAATATATGAATTTCAATCATTCCAGTGCCTGTTTGAGAGCCCTCTCTTAAATGTCAGTCAGTCGAGATTAATTTCTGCTTGACTGtgaaaaatgtcaaatgaaTTTGACAACGCACCTTGCAGAATATCTGAGAATAGACGCAGGCGTGTTGTCATTTGCATATTCTGTGGCCACAAAGGTCAGTTCTAAAGCCACACCTCATTAACCATCAAGCACAGCTGTGCATGGCTGTAAGAATGCTAattctgaaagagagagagagagaaagaaagaaagaaagagagacagcgaCATAAGTCAGAGAATGCAGATTGAGATTCACCATTTGCTCTTAGGATAGTTTAATTATCATGCAACTGTGTAGTTATCAGTAATCAGAACAGTTATCATGCTTGTCATCATTGGAAACATGTATGTGTTTTTCATGGAATCTTTTCTTACCGGCAAAAGCTATGATTCTTAGTTAAGGCTCTCTCTTCAAAGCACTTTGCTTCACAAGCTTTAGCCAAAATGAGCTCTCCAAGATAAACGAAAGACAGCTTTTGTAAGACATTTCCAAGAATTGTGTAATTCATgctttcatgttttgtttttacatgaCTTTCAGAGCCAAACAGGAAGGCATGATTCAATTGTCCAATTTCTGCAACCCCAAAAAGTCTAGGCCTAGTGTAGCCAGTtgaccaggaggaggagaggaccagGAGGAGAGACCTAAGAGGCACAATGAGATGAGTTAGCACACTATGCAAAGTTATATAAAGTGGGTGAAATAAAACAAGAGGTATTTTCATTACTAGATAAGAATACATTTTGTCACTGTTACTTATTGCACAGTTTGATAATAATGATTAAGTGTATAGCTGATCATTAAACGAAATGTATTAATCAGGCTAATTGATGCAGATACACACTGACACTAACATCCCTTGGTCATATGTGGGTATTTTCTGTCCTTTATAAGTTCAACCAAGTCAGCTATATTCCTAACGCTTGATGGATATTTGGCCTATATTTCAAATACCCTCCATTTCCGCTTAACTATGATAATCCTGTCCTTTTATGACATTATAGTCGGTTTACAGAATGTTCTTGTGTGGTCCAGTTTTCTGCCCACGATGCATTTTTGTAAATATGTGGTAAAGTGGTGTAGTTTTAAAATCAAACATTCATTTTTAGatggaaaagaaaatgttgcaaaTGGCATTTATGCACTTTTTTTGGAAATTGTGTGACAAATTAAAATTTTTCAAAAAGTCGTCATTAATCATAACATGGCACTATCCAATATGATGGCATGTTTTgaggtacatactgtacacatgtatgTTACTATAATGTCAAGGGCTCACCCTGATCGTGAAACTACCCATGTGTTCTTCCATTTGTTTTTACAGTTTTGAAGCATCTCAGCACTCAGTCTCCCTGTCTCGTATGCTAATGTTCTGTTGACACAGAGTAATGAGATGATGTGTTGTAGGTTGCTGGTCTCACGGGATGGACACAGTTCCCATGCTCTCCCTTAATGTTGCCTGTGAGATCTGTCACCTCTTGACCGCGCGTGTCGAGCTCATGTTCTGGTCACTCttttgaaactgaaatgtaaaacAGATGCTGGCAACAgcgtccctcacacacacacacacacacacacacacacacacacacacacacaaaaaccaccGATGGCGTCATGACATAACTCAGGGTGGTGAACACAAACTTCACGCTCCGTGCGCAAGCACCAGACTCAGACCATAaggtttctgttgcaatcagtCTTCTTGACGCTCAGCACTCTCATCTCCATTGACTTTGCTGTGTTCCATGAGTTGCTTGGATTCGTGCTGCCTCATCTCTGTAATCCCTGATGGGACTTTGCCAGTTTAGTGTTCCGCAAGCTCCTCTCTGATTGGCAGGCTCACAACTCCGTGTTAAGGAGTCAGCATCTCATGTTTTTGCTTGACTCCCTTTAGATGTCAAGAGTTTAAATCTTAGATGGCTATTTGTCTTGTAGCCATTAAATCACCAAGTTTCCCCTCTCTGCATTTTGCACTGGTATGTCAACCGTGGCAGTATACAACTCAAGACCTAAACCTTCACGTTGTGAGAATGATCTTGCAACTGACGACATGTAAATGGTAAACCCAAGATAATTGTATGTGTAACGTTagtatttgttttttatttatatatacacggtatatagcctactgtatatatatgcagTTCACACATGTTAAGTAATAAAATATTTGTAATTCCACAATATCACAGTCTGTCCACACATGGTGGGTAGCTGTAAGTGGAGGTGGTAACAATAAGCAGAtggcatgttttgttttgtttcgttttgttgtgtgtgaggagcgACGTGAAAGGAAATGAGGTCAAGAGAttttgtgtttcctgtatttgtaGTGGGGGGTCAAGTTTAGGCCACTCTCCACccctatagcacacacacacacacatacatacaaacaaagaaATAACCAAACCGACCACTTTTTTGTGTACACACCATGCAGCTCTTCCTACA
This is a stretch of genomic DNA from Sardina pilchardus chromosome 19, fSarPil1.1, whole genome shotgun sequence. It encodes these proteins:
- the ropn1l gene encoding ropporin-1-like protein isoform X2; translated protein: MPPPDTMYCAQQINIPPELPDILKQFTKAAIRTQPDDVLKWSAAYFSALSKGEILPVKERLEVGQPSSATTQTSGLSPALLKVLHKQLSPQKSVSKSELQEKWRGLCLSSDHLDSLLSLGNFGDMVDWMEFFALGCSTLGGTIISALKCACEILTDDPEGSAAHIPYETFVSLYTYLARLDGDLSEDQINSFIQNLQEVAGGMVLPSDFTSLCGESAE
- the ropn1l gene encoding ropporin-1-like protein isoform X1, which gives rise to MPPPDTMYCAQQINIPPELPDILKQFTKAAIRTQPDDVLKWSAAYFSALSKGEILPVKERLEVGQPSSATTQTSGLSPALLKVLHKQLSPQKSVSKSELQEKWRGLCLSSDHLDSLLSLGNFGDMVDWMEFFALGCSTLGGTIISALKCACEILTDDPEGSAAHIPYETFVSLYTYLARLDGDLSEDQINSFIQNLQEVAGHRGGMVLPSDFTSLCGESAE
- the LOC134065740 gene encoding arylamine N-acetyltransferase, pineal gland isozyme NAT-3-like, with translation MDVQAYLKRIGYSGPVVPTLETLQEIHRCHMLAVPFESLTIHSGGQIKLELPWLYEKIVLLRRGGFCYENNGLFSWLLSQLGFQVTILAAHVRNRFTCLYGPPFDHFVIMVTLQGHRWLCDVGFGACYELPISLETPSPQKQVHGVFQLRHEGDMIFLESSAEAQGEVKEATPGGGRSWTPLYKFTLQPRQFEDFRNMCEYHQTSPSSLFYCKSLCSLLLPHGRITYMGHKLMVTTYPTEEGCPVVKTTQDLTDDEIPHLLKDKFGIELSSPLIPKDADIVPPSVKY